In Lacrimispora indolis DSM 755, a genomic segment contains:
- a CDS encoding VOC family protein, protein MIMPYLNFTGDCEEAFRLYQRAFDGQEPLLARYGEMPEDPDRPMDEIQKRKIMHGHVMLTETYGVSGADAMWPVEKGSAISIHVYCDSVEKAEQALNILAEEGAGVHKLQQNPPPHDHGMSGCVTDKYGFTWVLSAQLD, encoded by the coding sequence ATGATTATGCCATATCTTAATTTTACCGGGGACTGCGAAGAAGCATTTCGGCTGTACCAACGGGCTTTTGACGGACAGGAGCCGCTTTTAGCCCGGTATGGAGAGATGCCGGAGGATCCGGACCGGCCTATGGATGAAATACAAAAAAGGAAGATCATGCACGGGCATGTCATGTTGACTGAAACTTACGGTGTCAGCGGTGCAGATGCAATGTGGCCGGTGGAGAAAGGTTCGGCAATCAGTATCCATGTTTATTGTGATTCGGTTGAGAAGGCAGAACAGGCCCTTAATATTCTTGCAGAAGAAGGAGCCGGAGTTCATAAATTGCAGCAAAACCCGCCTCCTCACGATCATGGAATGAGTGGCTGCGTTACGGATAAATATGGTTTTACATGGGTGCTCTCTGCACAACTGGATTAG
- a CDS encoding sensor histidine kinase encodes MFYIVVPVVLLYYYSFLYYYRKLFPVQGRRFIQTLLPLMAIAASYVFLDPSEMRWLRIPIIMFSMILGIRFSTGMDWLQSVYGGSCSVLSAYCFRGIFAVFSAFAFRNYDWTNIEIYYGSTVMILPLALVFFVILYKTILPDDKLKLFLFNRNQLKYVVVYEITAALNLTVINSGRDLFPFDLLFSGNLLSPYGIWYVEVGLGAYVLTIGMLIYAIYQSIQSTELLEYQWRTEMLEGQYERQMRHYKSYQKYTESFQAFKHDYKSMMVSLKSLIRTNENEKALQLIDDIFDEMQKKVQVHKKYSDNVILDAMLQDLANICSENQIRFSSSVFVPRDTGLSVIDAIRIFSNFTNNAVEACLKVPVSERFIDVATTSEQQWVTLQAINSYDGQTRVENGKLLTTKPDKHNHGLGLRIVAQIAEDLGGFMMYETDPETKIFLVRIHIPRLSEKQSL; translated from the coding sequence ATGTTTTACATTGTTGTCCCGGTAGTTCTCCTGTACTACTATTCTTTTCTGTATTATTACCGTAAGCTCTTTCCTGTACAGGGGAGACGATTTATCCAGACCCTGCTGCCTCTGATGGCCATTGCCGCATCATATGTCTTCCTAGACCCCTCGGAAATGCGCTGGTTAAGGATTCCGATCATCATGTTCTCCATGATCCTGGGGATCCGTTTTTCCACCGGAATGGACTGGCTTCAGTCTGTCTACGGGGGAAGCTGCTCCGTGTTAAGCGCATACTGCTTCCGGGGCATATTTGCGGTATTCAGCGCCTTTGCTTTCCGCAACTATGATTGGACCAATATAGAGATTTACTATGGAAGCACCGTCATGATCCTTCCCTTAGCACTTGTATTCTTTGTAATTCTGTACAAAACCATCCTTCCTGACGACAAGCTTAAGCTCTTTTTATTTAACCGCAATCAGCTTAAATATGTCGTGGTATATGAGATTACAGCTGCACTCAATCTGACTGTCATAAATTCAGGACGCGACCTGTTCCCTTTTGACTTATTGTTTTCAGGCAATCTTTTATCTCCTTACGGCATATGGTATGTGGAAGTAGGTTTAGGAGCTTATGTCCTCACTATCGGCATGCTGATATATGCCATATACCAGTCCATCCAGAGCACGGAGCTGCTGGAATACCAGTGGAGAACAGAAATGCTGGAAGGGCAGTATGAACGGCAGATGCGGCATTATAAATCATATCAGAAATACACGGAAAGCTTCCAGGCATTCAAGCATGATTATAAATCCATGATGGTATCATTAAAATCATTGATCCGGACAAACGAAAATGAAAAAGCTCTTCAGCTGATCGATGACATATTTGACGAGATGCAAAAAAAGGTACAGGTCCACAAAAAATATTCCGACAACGTCATATTGGATGCCATGCTGCAGGATCTTGCAAATATCTGCTCAGAAAATCAGATACGGTTTTCGTCAAGCGTATTCGTTCCCCGCGACACAGGACTGTCGGTCATTGACGCCATCCGTATTTTTTCGAATTTTACCAACAATGCCGTGGAAGCCTGTCTGAAAGTTCCGGTTTCAGAGCGTTTTATCGATGTTGCCACTACCAGCGAACAGCAGTGGGTCACGCTTCAGGCAATCAATTCCTATGATGGTCAAACACGCGTGGAAAACGGGAAACTCCTTACAACCAAACCGGATAAGCACAATCATGGACTGGGTCTTAGAATCGTAGCGCAAATCGCAGAAGATTTAGGCGGATTTATGATGTATGAAACGGATCCTGAAACCAAGATATTCCTGGTAAGGATCCATATCCCCCGGTTAAGCGAAAAACAGTCTTTATAA